The Hydrogenispora ethanolica genome includes the window AGGTGATCTGGCTGGGCGATCAGGGCACGGTCTGGCCGGCGTTGTTATTCGCCTCGATGTGGAAGGGCTTCCCCTATGTCACCCTGATGATGCTCGCCGGACTCCAGGGCGTGCCCGAGGAGATGTACGAGGCTTCCTATATCGACGGCTGCAACGCCTGGAAGCGGTTCTTCTACATCACCCTGCCGATGCTCGTTCCGGTGATGTTCGTGACCGGACTGGTCTGCATCATCACTTCCTGGACCAAGTTTGAGATGATCTGGGTGCTCACCGCCGGCGGGCCGGGCCATGCCACCAGCATCCTGCCGACCTATATCTATACGAATTCATTCCAGTTCTTCAATTTGGGGACCGGTTCGGCGGTGGCCGCCATCTCGACCCTGTTTGTGCTGGCCATCGTGCTGGTTTATTTGCGGCTGTTCGACGCCAAGGGAAATGAGTGAGGTAACGCGATGCAGAGCAGAAAGATATTATCCAAAACAATCATTTACGGCGGTTTGGCCGTGGTCATGGGCTTCACGCTGCTGCCCTATCTCTGGCTGTTAGTCAGCACCCTCAAAACCGACCAGGAGATCTTCCAGGTGATTCCGAGCTGGATCCCGAAACGGTTCACGCTGGTGAATTATGCCTGGGCCTTGGGGCCGAACGGCACCAATCTGCTTCCCTTGCTCTTCAACTCGATCCTGGCGTCGGGCGGGACGGCGCTGTTGACCGGATTCTTCGCCGCCACCGGCGGCTACGCGCTGGCCCGCTACAGGGCGCCGGGGTTCAAGACGGTCAGCGTGGCGATCCTGCTGTCCCAGATGTTTCAGGGGCCGCTGATCATGGTGCCCTGGTATAAAATGGCCGGGATGCTCGGCATCTTAAACACCCATCAGGTGCTGATCCTGATCTACAGCACGGCGACGATCCCGATCGGCGTCTGGCTGATGCGGGGCTTTTTCGAGACGGTCCCCAAGGAGCTGGAGGAAGCGGCCTCGGTGGACGGCTGCACCAAACTGGCGACGCTCTTCCGGATCGTGCTGCCCCTGACAGCGCCCGGGCTGGTCTCGATCATTATCTACTCGTTCATCCTATCGTGGAACGACTACCAATACGCGCTGATCCTGACCACTTCGACCCAGGCCAAGACGGTGCAGGTCGGCATCGCCGAGCTGATGGACAGCATGGGCAAGCAGAACTGGGGCGGGATCATGGCCAGCAGCGTCATTGTGACCATTCCGATCATCGGACTCTTTGGCGTGGTGCAACGTTATTTGATCGAAGGATTGACATCCGGCGCGGTGAAAGGTTGACCGCCAGCAAATACATTCATCAATAAAGCGAGGACAAAAATCATGGCAAAACTACAAGGCATCTACCCGGCTCTGATCACTCCCTTTACCAAGGAGGGCGGGATCAACCACCAGGCGCTGCGGGAGATTGTCCGCCTGAATCTGGAGAAGGGCGTCGACGGTTTTTACGTCGGCGGCAGCACGGCTGAGGCTTTCATGCTCAGCCAGGAAGAACGGAAAGCGATCTTGGAGACCGTGGCGGATGAAGCGGGGGGCAAGGCGGCCATCATCTATCACATCGGCTGCATCCACACCGAACATGCCGCCGAATTGGGGAAATTCGCCGCGAAGGTGGGCGTGGACGCGCTCTCGTCGGTGCCGCCCTTCTATTATAAATTCTCATTCCAAGAGATCAAGGACTACTACTTCGATCTGATCGAGCAGACCGGATTGCCGATGATCGTCTATAATATCCCGGCCTTCTCCGGGGTGAACTTCAGCATCGCCAATGTCAAGGAGCTGACCGCCAACCCGCGGGTCATCGGGATCAAGCATACCTCCTATGATCTGTTCCAGCTGGAACAGATGAAGACCATCGATTCCCGGTTGACCATCTTCAACGGCCACGATGAAGTCTTCCTGGCCGGCCTGGCCATGGGGGCCGACGGCGCCATCGGCAGCACCTACAACTTTATGGCCGAAAAGTTCGTCGCCATCAACCGGCTGTACGCGGCGGGCCGGATCCAAGAGGCCCAACAGCTGCAGGTGGAGGCCAATCAAGTGATCGACCTGCTGATCGAGGTCGGGGTCTTCCAGGGCATCAAATATGTCCTGAACCTCATGGGCATCGACAGCGGCGAATGCCGGAAGCCATTCCGCTCCTTGAACGATGAGCAAAAACAGCGCTTGGCGAAGCTCACCGAGGAACACCGTTATTTCCAGGCCAAACAAGCAATCCATCCCTAAGCGGGGATCCACCGTTTACAGGAACCGAACAGGGGCGGAGGGAATCCTCCGCTCCTTACGTTCCGGGGAGGAAACGATCGATTCAAAAAAGGGGCTGAGATGATGAACGCTTCGCGATTGAGCCACGCCGATCTCTTAATGTTAAAACGCTGGAATACGCCGACCGTTTATAACGGCTGGGAGCAGATCACCGGCCGGAATGCCGCGGCGGAGTGCTTCAACTCCGAGGAGACCCGGGATTTCATGCCCCAGATGGGCCCGATGGTCGGATACGCCGTCACGGTGGTGATCGAGCCCGGCAACCCCGAGCATCCGCGGCGCAATCCCAATGCCTGGAAAGAATACCGCCAGTATGTGGCCGGCGTTCCCGGCCCCAAGATCGTGGTGGTCCAGGATCTGGATCAGCCGCAAGTGGCGGGGGCTTTTTGGGGCGAGGTCAATAGCAACGTCCACCGGGCCCTCGGCTGTGTCGGTACCATCATCGACGGCGCCATCCGCGACGTCGACGAGATGACCAACGCCGGTTTCAAGGCGCTGGCCCGCAGGCTCTGCGTCGGCCACGCCTTCAGCGTTCCGGTCCGTTGGAACTGCGAGGTGGAAGTCTTCGGCTGCAAAGTCCGCCCCGGCCAGTTGATCCATGCCGACAAGCACGGCTTCCTGGCCGTGCCGGAGGAAGACGAGGCGCGCTTGCTGGAAGCGGCCCTATTCATGGACGCCAACGAATGCCAGACCATCATTCCGGCGGCCCGGAACGCCGCGGGCCAATCCCTGGAAGAGATCCTGGCCGGGATCAGCCGCGCCGAAGCGGCGTTTGGAGCGCGGGTCCGGGAGAAATTCGGCCGGAAAGGCGAGTTTTAGCGGAAGCTCCATCCGCTAGCGAGGGTGACTGCGATGAGATCCATTCTCTGTTACGGCGACTCCAACACCTGGGGCTACCGGCCCCCCGACGGCGGGCGGTACCGCCGCGAGCAGCGTTGGACCGGCGTGCTCCAGACCGAACTGGGTCCGGAGTATCTGGTGATCGAGGAAGGACTGAACGGCCGGACCACGGTCTGGGACGACCCGTTGGGGGAGTGCCGCAACGGCCGGGCGTATCTGCCGCTGTGCCTGGAGACGCACCATCCGCTGGATTTGGTGCTGTTGATGCTGGGGACCAACGATTTGAAGCTGCGCTTCCATCTGCCGGTCCGGGACATCGCCGCCGGGGCCGGGGTCCTGGTTAAGCTGGTCCAGCAGAGCAGCGCCGGGCCGGCGGGCGCGGCGCCGGCGGTGCTGCTGATCGCGCCGCCGCCGCTGGGGAAGTTGACCGCTGCGGCCGAGACCTTCCAGGGCGGTTTCGAGAAATCGCTCCGGTTGGCCGAGTGTTACCGGGAAGTGGCCGGGGAACTCGGCTGCTTTTTCCGGGACGCCGGTGCGGTGGTGACCACCAGCGATCGGGACGGCATTCATTGGGAGGCCGGGGAACATCAGCAATTCGGCCGGTGGCTGGCGCGGGAGATCGCCGCGCTGGGATGACGGCTCATCAAAAAAGCGGGTGAACGGATGCAAGCGATCACGCAACGCATGGAGACTGACGTATTGGTGGTGGGCGGCGGCGCGGCCGGCATCCGGGCGGCCATCGCCGCCCACGATGCCGGCGCGACGGTGCTTTTGGTCACGGCCGGGAGATTAGGGGGCGGAGGGTCGACTTTCTACCCGGACTCCTTGCCCTGGGGGATCCTCAGCGCGGGCGAGTCCGAGAACGGCGCCGCCGAGTTTTACGAAGAAATCCTGTCCGTGGCCGGTGGAGTGGCCGACCGGCGGCTGGTGGAGGTCCTGGCCCGGGATTCCGATGCCCGGTTGCGGGAGCTTTTCGGCTACGGCCTGGAATTCACCTCGCTGGTGCGGAATCATGAGAAGCCCTGTTTCGGGGGGCGGCCGCGCGGTTTTCAATTGAATCGGCTGAGCCAGGCCCAAGCCTGTCTGTTGCGGGAGTTGTTCAAGCGCGCCATTGCCATCCTCGAAGGGTTTAGCGGCGTCGATCTGCTGCTCCGCGACGGAGTCTGCGCGGGCATGCTGGGACTCGATGCCGCGGGCCAAGGAGTGGAGATCGCCGCCGGCGCGGTCGTGCTGGCGACCGGCGGCGCCGAATCGCTATGGCGCTACGGTTTCGGAGACCGGGAACAGTTGGGCGCGGGTTACGCCATGGCCATACGGAACGGCGCCGCCCTGGCCAACCTGGAGTTCATTCAGTTTATCCCGGGAACGCTCGCGCCGCGGCCCGGCAGCAACTTTCATCACCCGACCCTGAGCAGCCTTCCTGCCTTGCGGAATGCCGACGGGGCGGAGTTTTTGACGGATTATCTCCCGCCGGAGACCAGCGTCGCCGCTTGCTTGAATTGCCGCGCCAGCCACGGCCCGTTCAGTTACGAGGACGAATCCCGTCATTTCGACCTGGCGATCGTCCGGGAGAGCGAGCGGTTGGGGGCGCCCGGGGCGGCCGTGGTGTATGGGCCGGATTTCTTCCTGGAGCCCAAGTTCCGGTTATGGCGGGATTATCTGGCCGCCCGGGGCGTGGACTCGCGCCGGGAGCCGCTCTGGATCTACCCCCATTGCCAGGGGTTCAACGGCGGTATCCGCATCGACGAGACGGGGATGAGCGGGATTCCCAATCTGTTCGCTTGCGGGGAGACTGCCGGAGGACCCCACGGCGCCAACCGGATGGGCGGCAACGCCATTCTGGCGACCCAGGTCTTCGGCAAACTCAGCGGCGAGCATGCCGCCAAGCTGGCACGGCGGAGTTCCCGGCGCAGCGGGCCCGCCGGGGCGTCCCGGGATTGGCTCCGGGATTTCGACTCCGGCCATCCGGCGCGGCTCGCCCCGGAACAAGTATTGGACGGCATCCGGGAGACCATGCACGCGGCGGCCGGGATCATCCGCAGCGAAACGCGGTTGCGGGCGGGGCTGGACTCCCTCGCCGGGTTGGCCCGGGATTATAACCCGTTGGAATACCCGGGCCCTGCTTTACGGACGGCGTTGGCGGCAGCCAACGCGCTTTTGACCGCTACGGCGATTCTCCAAGCGATGCTGGCCCGGAAGGAGAGCCGCGGCCCTCATTTCCGGGAGGATTTTCCGGAACGGAACGATGCCGAATACGGCGGCATGAGTCTCCTGCGCTCGCGGAACGGAACGGAGCTGGAAGCCGCTATCGCGCGGAACGTTTCGTGATCGGAAGCGGAGCGAAGGTTTCACTCACGGAGTTGGCTACCACATGAAAAGCGCCCTTGATAGCGGGCGCTTTTTTGTTGCACTTGCGGGCCTAAGAGATAGGGGATGAACTGAAAAGTTCGAACGGGCTTCCCCATCCTTCAAAGTAAAACCATCATGGCAAGGATAAGGCTTATTCCAAAGTTAACGGACAATTAACCCGAGGAATCCGTTGGACCCGGCCTTGTCAATTTCCTGGCGTTACAGTAGAATGCAGAGAGAAGGATTGCCACGGCAAAATGAGGAGGGTCTATGAAACACGAGGCTTATATCAAATTAGCGCTGGAACTCGGCGCCGACCACGCGGTCCGCTTCGAGCTCGGCGATATCGTCTTTGATCCCCGGACGATTCTGAAATGCATGTTCGGCTGCGCCGACTGGGGCAAGGGCCCGACCTGCCCTTCGCGGCCCGGTTCCTACAAGCCCTGGGAATATCAGCAGATCTTCGAGAGGTATCAATGGGGCGTCATCGTGCATTCGACCGTGAAGAAGATCGCCCAAAAAGCGTCCTTCGCCATCGAAAGGGAAGCCTTTATCGACGGCTATTACTTTGCTTTTTCCCTGAGCGATTGCGCGCTCTGCGCCAACTGCGCCGGACTGGAGGGCCGGGAATGCGCCAACCCCAAACTGGCCCGCCCCGCTTTTCATAGCGTCGGGATCGATGTCTTCCGCACCGTCCGCCAGCTGGGCCTGCCCATCGAGACGCTGAAAGACCGCGATCAGCCCCAGAACTGGTATTCGGCGGTATTTATCGAATAATTCAGCAACGGATTTAGCGCTCTTCTTGGGTAGGAGTCACATGAGTCAAAGGTTGAAAGTCGAAAGTGGAAGGTTGAAGTCGAAAGTCGAAAGTCGAAAGTCGAAAGTCAAAAGTCAAAGGTTCAAAAGTCGAAGATTGAAAGGCAAAGAACATTTGACTTTAGATTTTGAATCGACACCAGCGACCTTTACTCTTAGAACTTAGACCTTAGACTTTGAACTTCAGACTTTGGACCTTAGACTTTGGACCTTAGACTTTGGACCTTAGACTTTGGACTTCAGACTTTGGACCTTAGACTTTTGAACTTTTGACCTTGAGGACCTTTGACTTTGGACTTTTGACCGTATTGCTCCCTTATTGATTCTCCGGCTGCTGGTTACACTAGAGCCGGAGGTGCTTAGCATGGGTGAACAGATTACTCCCGATGCCGTCGGAAAAGAGGTCGGCGTCCGGGCCGACCTGCGGCGGGGCCATCCCAAGCCGCGCGAGATCAAGTCGCAAGAGCCGCAGCTGGAAGCCGGCGCCGATCACGGCGGGAACAAAGGGGTCAAGCTCGATATGAGCGAGAAGGTGCGGGGTCAGGATTGAAGCAATGAGGGAGCGGGAAGACCGCCGGTGAAATGCCGGCGGTCTTTGTTTGAATCCGGTGGATTTCGACTCGGATAAGCACTTTTAACTGACATGTCGATCATCGAGTCTGTCCAAGAGAGATCACTGGGCGAACCGGGATAGAGGGAATGGAACGCCATTGAGCTTGATTCGGTATCAATATTTTGATAAAATATGTATACATTCGAAACGGGAGTGATCAGGATGCCTTCCATCAGGCCGAGCTCTGATTTGCGAAATAAATACAATGAAATTTCGGAATTTTGTCACAAGTATTCCGAGCCCGTTTATATCACGAAGAACGGTCAAGGCGATTTGGCGGTGATGAGTATCGAAACCTTCGAGCGTCTCGTCGGCAAGTGTGAGCTTTACAAGCTGCTTGGCGAGGGGATGGATGCCGTGAAGAATGATAAAGTCGTACCCGCGGAAGAGGTATTCCGTCAAATCGAGAGCGAACTGGAGGTATGAAAAGCTACCGGATCTTCATGACCCAGCCGGCGGTCAATGATTTGAGAGGGATTTCCGACTATATTGCCAACGATCTTCGTGAGCCGTCCCTTGCGAAAAAACTGGTGGGAAAGATCAAAGAGGCGGTGCTGAGCCTCGGAGAGCTGCCGGCCCGTCACGCCTTGACAGCGGATGAGAATTTGGCTGCGCAAGGAATTCGTTGGCTGACGGTCGATCATTATCTTATCTTTTATGTCGTTTCCGAAAAGAAGAAAACGGTGACGGTCATCAGGATTCTTTATGCCAAACGGGACTGGATTAACTTACTTTAGTAAAAGGAAGCAATAAGAAAGCGGGAAGACCGCCGGTGAAATGCCGGCGGTCTTTGTTTTTTCAGGTACGCCAAGCAAGACCGGCCTGGCAGTCGTTGCGACCCCTGAATCGGGGAAGTTCCAGTCCGGTTTGGAACGCGGTTGCTTGTGGAAAGTCCGGAACTTTCGAACGGGCTCGCGGCTGGTTAAAGGCCGCTTTCAACCGAAAAGTCGGATGAATATTACGACTTTTCGAAGACATTAAATTATAGTAACATGCAAGTAAGCTGTGGGAAAACAAGATTCGAATCGGTTTGCCAGGCCTGATCCTGCGGCAATGAAACGCGAGTGATTCGGACCGGCCCGGGTCCAGCAATCGATGGGGCGTTTTCGACAGGATCAAGCGATTTTTGATGGGGTGGAGGGGTGTTTTCCGTAATGTCCACGAAGGGTTCAAATAAAAAAAAGCAGAGCGGTTCCGCGAAACTGAATCAGGCTTCGATGATGGTGGTCTCCCTCGGATTGGCCATTTTGGTATGGGCGCTGTTATCATCGCTACCCGGGGTCAGTTCGATCATCGTTAGCCCGCTCCGCTTCGCCAAGGCGTTCTATAAAGAATTGGTCAATGGAGACCTGGCGATCAATATCTGGGTTAGCTTGGTAAGAATTTTTCTCGGCTTTTTCCTCGGACTGATTGCCGCCATTCCGGTCGCGTTTTTGTTGGGCTGGTATAAAACGTTCCGGACCATCGTTGAGCCTTGGATTCAGTTCCTGCGGACGATTCCGCCGATTGCCCTGATACCCTTGGTGATCGTGGCGTTTGGCGTCGGTACCATGGCCAAAGTGGTCGTCATCTTCTTTGCGGTCTTCCTGGTGATGGTGATCAGCATCTATCAGGGCGTAAGAAACGTGGACCTCACCTTGATCAAAGCCGCCAAAGTGCTGGGAGCCAAGGATAAGGATGTCTTCTTCGATGTGGTGATTCCGGCCTCCTTTCCTTACATTTTAGTCGGGGTGCGCTTGGGGCTCGCCGCCGCGCTGACCACGTTGGTCGCCGCGGAATTGACCGGCGCTTCCAAGGGCCTGGGCAATATGATTCAAGAGGCCGCGCTCTACTTCAACATGGACGTCGTGATCCTGGGCATCGTGACCATCGGGGTCATCGGGTTCATCTTTGATAAGTTGGTGTTGTGGGTAGAGAAGAAGTTGACCGGGTGGCAGGAAGTGAGGAAAGTATGATGAGTGCCGGCGCCAATCAAATTGAAATTCGGAATGTCAGTAAGGAATTTGAGGGCCGCAGCGGAACGACGGTCGCGTTGCAAAACGTCAGTTTCGATGTTGCCAGCAATGAATTCGTGTGCGTGGTGGGGCCGAGCGGCTGCGGCAAGTCGACGATTCTGAATATCATTGCCGGCCTGACCGAGCCGAGCAGCGGCACGGTGAAAGTCGGCGGCAAGGAGATCTCCGGACCGGGGAAAGAGCGAGGGGTGGTTTTTCAGCAGTATGCGTTATTTCCATGGAAGACGGTCGTCGAAAACGTGGAGTTCGGTTTGAAGTTTCAAGAAATCCCTAAGGGGGAACGGCGCCAGATTGCCGAAAAATACCTCGAGCTGGTGGGGTTGAAGGATTTCCGGGACGCCTATCCCAAGGAGCTGTCGGGAGGGATGAAACAGCGGGTGGCCATCGCCCGCGCCTACGCGGTAAACCCGGAAGTGCTATTGATGGATGAACCGTTTGGAGCGCTTGACGCCCAAACCCGGGTTCAACTGCAGGAAAATTTATTGACCACCTGGGAAAATGAGCGAAAAACCTGTTTTTTCATCACCCACGATGTGGAAGAAGCGGTCTTTCTGGCGCAACGGATCGTTATCATGAGCGCGCGGCCGGGCCGGCTCAAAGAGATCATCGAAGTCAACCTGCCCTATCCCAGGGTTCAGGAGCTCAAGTTAACCAAGGAATTTACGGAGCTTAAAAATCGCCTGTGGGCGATGGTCTACAAGGAATATCTCGCCAATCCGAAATAATCGGGAAGTTTGGTCCGGGTGAATGCCGGAAACGGATTGAAATTCAACTCGATTTAAAAGCGTTCAAAGCAAGTGATAAAGTCGTTTTAAAATCCTTTTACCAGTGGAATCGATTGGAAAGACTTTATCACCTGGCTTTTCATTCAATTTTAAGGAGGAAGCGCCGTGAAAAAAGGATTTTGGGTCAGATTGAGTCTCGTGATGCTGGTGGTATTGTTAGTGGGAAGCGCTGTTTTCGCCAAACCCGCCAAGCGGATTTCGATTCGGGTGGCGTATCATCCGCATATCGTCGGGGCGGGAACGGTCCTGATCGCGCAGGAAAAAGGGTATTTTGAGGATGAAAACCTGGATGTGCAATTGGTGCAGTTTACTTCCGGTCCTCCGGAGCTGGCCGCAATGGCGTCCGGCGATATTGACATCGGGTATCTCGGGGTCGGAGCGCATGTCTTTGCCGCCAAGGGTCAATGCAAAATCCTGGTGATGGACAGCACCGACATCAGCAATCTGATTATCGCCACCAAAAAGTCCAAGATTCGGAGTTTAAAAGATCTGTACGGCAAAACGGTGGCCGTTCCCAAAGGGACTACCGCGGATATGATCTTCGGACTGGCCTGTAAGAAAGCGAATTTGGACGTATCCAAGATCAATGTGATCAATATGGACGTCGCCGGCGCGGTGGCCGCCTTTGTCGCCGACCGGATCGATGCCGCCGCCATCTGGGAACCGTTTGTATCGGAGATCAAACGGATCAAAGGCAAGAATAACGTCGTCCAATTGCTGCATTCCAAAGAATTTGTCCCCAAAGCGATCTTCCCGCAGAGCTGGGTCGCGACTCCTAAATTCCTGGAAAACAACAGGGAAGCGACGATAAGGTTTATGAAAGCGTGGATCCGCGCCAATGAATACCGCTATCGCCACATGGATGAATGCGTGAAGATTACCGCCAAATATTTGCAACAGGACGAAACCTCCACCGCGGTTCTGGTCGACGGCACCAAGTGGCTGGATACCAAGACCTTGAAAAAGATGTACAACAACGGCACGGCGCTGAAATGGTACGAGATTGAGGAACAGATCTTCGTCGACAACAAAAAGCTCGATCAATTCGTACCGGCCACCAACTTTGTCGATCCGCAATATTTCAAAGAGGCGCTGAAAGAATTGAAAATGTAACCGAGGACCGCTTCCGGGGAATGCAAACCTCGGGCATGCCGCAGACATGGTCATAGCGTAAAGGCTTTTTCGGAAGCGCTCATTACCAATTTGCATAAGGAATATAGCTAAGGCTGGTTAAAGCTGACGCTATATTCCTTGTTTTTGTTTTTATGAAAAGGAGGCTAGCGGCCGATGTTTAATATAATCGTCACCAACGGTTTGATCCGAATCGGGGGATAACATGATCATTCTATTGTGCTTATTGATCTTCGCTTCCATGGTATTGATCATCCGGGCCAGGAAGCCCATGGCGTTTTGGATGGCCTGTGTCTTCCTGGGCTGGTTCCTGAGCATGCTGGGGTATATTATTTTTCTATCCAAATACGGGGGTTACGACTACCGGGTCAACCGGATCTTATACCTTTTCGACGACATCCGGGTCTTCTTCCTGTACTTTTCGATCTCGCTCAACTGGATCAGCCGCCTGCTGTCGGTCGGCAGAAGCATCTTTGCAATGAGTTTGGTGGGCTTGAGTTTGTCCATCGCCACCTTCTTTTCTAAAAAGACCTGCTGGTATCTGTTTGCGGCCAGCGCCCTGATTTGCCTGGTCAATATCTTAATTTACGAGCCGGCGCTTTACCGGCAGCTCTTGTACCTGCTACGATCCAATGCCATCTACCTCATCAGCGTTTTTATCCGGCTTTGGATATTGCTGACGATTTTCTTTACCTTTTACTGTTTATTGAATAAGTATTACACCGCGCGCTTGCAGTTTTTGCGCCAACAGTTGAAGTATATCATGCTGTGCGTCCTGGCTTTGACGCTATTCTACTTTTACCTGGTGTTTATGGGACCCATCCAATTGACCGATTTGCGGACCTATTATTTTTTATATACCAATTTTGGCAATTTCAATCCGCCGCTGACCATCTGGCAATGGGCGGTATTTATCGGTTTCACCGGCGTCACCTCGGTCGCCGGAATCTTCGCGATCTGGAAGTATTCCGATGTCGGCAAGCGGCTTGACACATCGGATTTATCGTACGAGCAGAAATTTTTATCGGTCAATCACGGCGTTTCCGTGATTACGCATTCATTAAAGAATCAGCTGCTGATGATCGACGTGTTGTCCAAAAAGACCGGCAAAGCGGTGAATCATCCGGGCGAAAGCATCAATGTCGCCGAGGTTACCCGAAATTTGCATGAGATTTCGGCCATCGCCAACCAAACGTTGCAACGGATAACCCAGCTTTATAAGGCGTTTAAAGACATATCGCTGAATCTCAAACCCTACCGTCTGAACCAAATTATCGAAAAAGCGCTGGAGAATGTGAAGTTTTTCCCCGAAAACGTAACCGTCCAGAAAAACATCACCGACCTGACGGTGGTCGCGGATCGCTTTTATCTGTCCGAAGCCATCGCCAATCTGATCATCAATGCCGTGGAGGCCATCGGCGACCGGCCCGGTGGCCGGGTGGTGATAGCTTCCCACTCCGAAGGAAGCTGGTGCGTCCTGGAGATCGAGGACAATGGCGGCGGCATCTCCCCCAATGAGATCGACCGGATCTTCGATCCTTTTTATACCCACAAGATCACCACCAAAAACTGGGGCATCGGCTTATCCTACGCCAAGCAGATTATCAAGGCGCATTGCGGGTATATTCAGGTCAAAAGCCGGCTCCACGAGGGAAGCACTTTCAGTATTGTTCTTCCGGTCATGGACGCCGATCTCGATAAAACGCAACAAAGGGACTGATGGACGATGAGTGTCATACGGGTCGTGGTAGCGGAAGATATGGCGGTTTTGCGGGAGTATTTCACCGGTATCATTAATGAAAACGAGGATATGAAGGTCGTGGGCGAAGCCGGCCGGGGCGAAGAAGTCTTTGCCATCCTGGAGACGGTCGAGGCGGATGTCTTGCTGACCGACATCGAAATGGCGGAACGCTTCGACGGGATTCGCACGGCGGAGATCCTCCGCCGGATATACCCCCAGCTCCGGGTGGTCTTTTTGACCGTGCATGAAGACAACGAAACGATTTTTGGCGCTTATGAAGCCGGAGCCATCGATTACGTCTTCAAAACGGCCCCGGCGGAGGAGATCGTTGAAAGCATTCGCTTAGCGCATCAAAATCGCTCGCCGATCCGGCCGGAGGTGGCCGACAAAATCCGGTCGGAATTTTCGCGGATTCGCAAAAATGAATCGGACATTATCAACGCGGTGAATATCATGTCGTTGTTTTCCCAATCGGAGCGGGAAATCATCAAGCTTTTGATCGAGCAGCGCAAGATCCGGGAGATTGCGCGAATCCGGTGCGTCGAAGTATCCACCATCAAGTCGCAGATCGGCATCATCCTGAGGAAATGCAATATGAAGCGGACCAAAAACCTGGTGCAACTGATCGAAAGTTTGAATCTGCAGAATTATTTCAAGCTACGCTGAACGGAGCCGCAACCTTTCGGCTCGCCCGCCCCCGGGCCCGGCCAATCCGCCCCCGGCCTGGATCAGTTTTCCTCGCTGGCGGACGAATCTTCCCGCGCCGGGGATCAGTTCGGCCGCGCTCGGGATCATCTCTCCCGCGGCCCGGGCGGAGTGATCCCCCATCCCGGAGAGTCCGCCCGGCCGGCGGCCGGGTCTTCCCGAGTGAAGGATCAACTCTCCCGTGTTAAGAATCAATTCTCCCGAGTCAAGGATCAACTCTCCCGTGTTAAGGATCGACTTTCCCGGGTCCGGGATCACTTATCCCACGA containing:
- a CDS encoding carbohydrate ABC transporter permease, whose product is MQSRKILSKTIIYGGLAVVMGFTLLPYLWLLVSTLKTDQEIFQVIPSWIPKRFTLVNYAWALGPNGTNLLPLLFNSILASGGTALLTGFFAATGGYALARYRAPGFKTVSVAILLSQMFQGPLIMVPWYKMAGMLGILNTHQVLILIYSTATIPIGVWLMRGFFETVPKELEEAASVDGCTKLATLFRIVLPLTAPGLVSIIIYSFILSWNDYQYALILTTSTQAKTVQVGIAELMDSMGKQNWGGIMASSVIVTIPIIGLFGVVQRYLIEGLTSGAVKG
- a CDS encoding N-acetylneuraminate lyase, with amino-acid sequence MAKLQGIYPALITPFTKEGGINHQALREIVRLNLEKGVDGFYVGGSTAEAFMLSQEERKAILETVADEAGGKAAIIYHIGCIHTEHAAELGKFAAKVGVDALSSVPPFYYKFSFQEIKDYYFDLIEQTGLPMIVYNIPAFSGVNFSIANVKELTANPRVIGIKHTSYDLFQLEQMKTIDSRLTIFNGHDEVFLAGLAMGADGAIGSTYNFMAEKFVAINRLYAAGRIQEAQQLQVEANQVIDLLIEVGVFQGIKYVLNLMGIDSGECRKPFRSLNDEQKQRLAKLTEEHRYFQAKQAIHP
- a CDS encoding RraA family protein, which translates into the protein MNASRLSHADLLMLKRWNTPTVYNGWEQITGRNAAAECFNSEETRDFMPQMGPMVGYAVTVVIEPGNPEHPRRNPNAWKEYRQYVAGVPGPKIVVVQDLDQPQVAGAFWGEVNSNVHRALGCVGTIIDGAIRDVDEMTNAGFKALARRLCVGHAFSVPVRWNCEVEVFGCKVRPGQLIHADKHGFLAVPEEDEARLLEAALFMDANECQTIIPAARNAAGQSLEEILAGISRAEAAFGARVREKFGRKGEF
- a CDS encoding SGNH/GDSL hydrolase family protein, producing MRSILCYGDSNTWGYRPPDGGRYRREQRWTGVLQTELGPEYLVIEEGLNGRTTVWDDPLGECRNGRAYLPLCLETHHPLDLVLLMLGTNDLKLRFHLPVRDIAAGAGVLVKLVQQSSAGPAGAAPAVLLIAPPPLGKLTAAAETFQGGFEKSLRLAECYREVAGELGCFFRDAGAVVTTSDRDGIHWEAGEHQQFGRWLAREIAALG
- a CDS encoding FAD-binding protein, whose translation is MQAITQRMETDVLVVGGGAAGIRAAIAAHDAGATVLLVTAGRLGGGGSTFYPDSLPWGILSAGESENGAAEFYEEILSVAGGVADRRLVEVLARDSDARLRELFGYGLEFTSLVRNHEKPCFGGRPRGFQLNRLSQAQACLLRELFKRAIAILEGFSGVDLLLRDGVCAGMLGLDAAGQGVEIAAGAVVLATGGAESLWRYGFGDREQLGAGYAMAIRNGAALANLEFIQFIPGTLAPRPGSNFHHPTLSSLPALRNADGAEFLTDYLPPETSVAACLNCRASHGPFSYEDESRHFDLAIVRESERLGAPGAAVVYGPDFFLEPKFRLWRDYLAARGVDSRREPLWIYPHCQGFNGGIRIDETGMSGIPNLFACGETAGGPHGANRMGGNAILATQVFGKLSGEHAAKLARRSSRRSGPAGASRDWLRDFDSGHPARLAPEQVLDGIRETMHAAAGIIRSETRLRAGLDSLAGLARDYNPLEYPGPALRTALAAANALLTATAILQAMLARKESRGPHFREDFPERNDAEYGGMSLLRSRNGTELEAAIARNVS
- a CDS encoding DUF2284 domain-containing protein, which codes for MKHEAYIKLALELGADHAVRFELGDIVFDPRTILKCMFGCADWGKGPTCPSRPGSYKPWEYQQIFERYQWGVIVHSTVKKIAQKASFAIEREAFIDGYYFAFSLSDCALCANCAGLEGRECANPKLARPAFHSVGIDVFRTVRQLGLPIETLKDRDQPQNWYSAVFIE
- a CDS encoding type II toxin-antitoxin system prevent-host-death family antitoxin, producing MPSIRPSSDLRNKYNEISEFCHKYSEPVYITKNGQGDLAVMSIETFERLVGKCELYKLLGEGMDAVKNDKVVPAEEVFRQIESELEV
- a CDS encoding type II toxin-antitoxin system RelE/ParE family toxin produces the protein MKSYRIFMTQPAVNDLRGISDYIANDLREPSLAKKLVGKIKEAVLSLGELPARHALTADENLAAQGIRWLTVDHYLIFYVVSEKKKTVTVIRILYAKRDWINLL